In Montipora capricornis isolate CH-2021 chromosome 4, ASM3666992v2, whole genome shotgun sequence, a single genomic region encodes these proteins:
- the LOC138046389 gene encoding uncharacterized protein: MSFKEFRDLLVLLYGDEIISDEEFLLLHDSFISKNPDFPHENYQQFDLDSMNSAECKAEFRVEKHDLPRLVAALQLPPVFKCVQRSICDDMEGLCILLKRVAYPCRLSDLIPRFGRPVSVLSLISNDVIDYIYDLHGHRITQWNRDLLNPGALQRYADAISGKGAPLDNCFGFVDGTVRPISRPNERQRIVYNGHKRVHALKFQSLSLPNGLIGNLFGPVEGRKHDAGMLNDSGLLRDLQQFAYNPAAQAMCIYGDLAYPLRVHLQTPFRRVPLTPLMQDYNEAMSALRISVEWLFGDVINSFKFLDYKKNLKIGLSSVGKMYVVCALLRNAITCLYGNNTSDYFGIEPPSLEQYFQ; this comes from the exons ATGTCTTTTAAAGAATTTCGTGACCTCCTTGTACTTCTCTACGGCGATGAAATTATTTCCGATGAAGAGTTTTTGCTACTTCACGATAGTTTCATCTCAAAGAATCCAGATTTTCCCCATGAAAACTATCAACAGTTTGATTTGGATTCTATGAACTCCGCAGAGTGCAAAGCAGAGTTTCGTGTCGAGAAACACGATCTCCCTCGCCTTGTTGCAGCCCTCCAATTGCCACCGGTGTTTAAATGCGTACAGAGGAGTATTTGTGACGACATGGAAGGCCTATGCATACTCCTCAAACGAGTTGCCTACCCATGCAGGCTCAGCGATCTGATTCCTCGATTTGGCCGACCAGTTTCTGTTTTAAGCCTGATCTCAAATGATGTCATCGACTATATTTATGACCTTCATGGGCACCGTATAACACAATGGAATCGAGATCTTCTGAATCCTGGGGCTTTGCAGCGTTATGCAGACGCGATATCAGGAAAGGGAGCCCCCCTTGACAACTGTTTCGGTTTTGTAGATGGAACAGTCCGTCCCATTTCAAGACCAAATGAGCGTCAGAGAATTGTGTACAATGGCCACAAGAGGGTCCACGCCTTAAAATTCCAATCCTTGTCCCTACCAAATGGCCTTATTGGAAACCTATTTGGACCAGTTG AGGGGCGTAAACACGACGCAGGAATGTTAAACGATTCTGGACTACTGCGGGACCTTCAACAGTTTGCGTATAATCCAGCAGCTCAAGCTATGTGCATTTATGGAGATTTGGCCTACCCTCTCCGGGTTCATCTCCAAACACCGTTCCGTCGTGTCCCACTTACACCACTCATGCAGGATTACAACGAGGCTATGAGTGCTTTACGGATTTCAGTAGAATGGTTATTCGGTGACGTCATTAATTCTTTTAAGTTTCTTGACTATAAAAAGAACTTGAAGATAGGCCTTAGCAGCGTCGGTAAAATGTATGTTGTCTGCGCACTTCTTCGTAACGCCATCACATGCCTTTATGGTAATAACACCAGTGATTATTTTGGtattgagcctccctctctggaACAATACTTTCAATGA
- the LOC138044556 gene encoding putative uncharacterized protein DDB_G0274435 gives MDDTTGTSGNYSMKWSEEHDLMLCREVLVMEPFKYPKQSRERGEIWGEIAQNLNGLSSPKFTVRTRSVRDRLTLLLKKYKEKMRNEEQGSGMKCDEETELEMALSDIIEKEQAADLERKENTNTLTKKNETDKASAEESRLKALERLGQTKKRNADSCDEVIKPKSKRSTTEAVQILKEKFENEKEFRKEEMELKKKEQENKAAQHQILIDQQRQNQQQYQDVMKMMGEQQQRQEQQLQNFQMLFLQQQQQQSQMLMSLLEKVMPKSS, from the exons ATGGATGATACAACAGGAACATCAGG AAATTATTCCATGAAGTGGTCAGAAGAACATGATCTCATGCTGTGCAGAGAAGTTCTCGTCATGGAACCATTCAAGTACCCAAAGCAAAGCAGAGAGAGAGGAGAAATCTGGGGAGAAATTGCACAAAACCTAAATGGGCTCAGTTCACCGAAATTCACAGTAAGAACACGGTCTGTTAGGGACAGGCTCACTCTTTTGCTGAAGAAGTACAAAGAAAAGATGAGAAATGAAGAGCAGGGTTCTGGCATGAAATGTGATGAGGAAACAGAATTGGAGATGGCATTGTCTGACATCATAGAAAAAGAACAGGCAGCTGAtttagaaaggaaagaaaacacaaacacTCTTACCAAGAAGAATGAAACTGACAAGGCATCAGCTGAAGAAAGTAGGTTAAAGGCCTTGGAGCGCCTGGGCCAAACTAAAAAGAGGAATGCTGATTCATGTGATGAAGTTATCAAaccaaaaagcaaaagaagtaCCACTGAAGctgtgcaaattttaaaagaaaaatttgagAATGAGAAGGAATTCCGGAAGGAGGAAATGGAATtgaagaagaaagagcaagaaaaTAAAGCAGCTCAGCATCAAATACTGATAGATCAGCAGAGACAAAACCAGCAACAGTACCAAGATGTAATGAAGATGATGGGTGAACAGCAGCAGAGGCAGGAACAGCAGCTACAAAACTTTCAAATGCTTTTCctgcagcagcaacaacaacagagtcAAATGTTGATGAGTTTGCTTGAAAAAGTGATGCCCAAATCCTCATAA